A stretch of the Takifugu flavidus isolate HTHZ2018 chromosome 1, ASM371156v2, whole genome shotgun sequence genome encodes the following:
- the LOC130530870 gene encoding neurexophilin-1-like, whose amino-acid sequence MEMFVKQWFASILLKGMFYLFIYTEHGGNFTRGNRALPGNNQDPSTLKILSQTRSFIQNTKPAVKHFLKQGFVEIPGGDSQSHSDTSSNIKLQPVTKVHRTSTFSRTFIWGDFYSNIKTVKLNLLIMGKIVDHGNGSLGVYFRHNTTGMGNVSVSLVPPMKGVEFDLERQSVLNPKDSKTFNCRVDHEKTERNRKVMLCNYDPSKTCAQEQTQSLVTWLCSKPFRVICVYVSFYSTDYRMVQKVCPDYSSQDASVHLPRG is encoded by the exons ATGGAGATGTTTGTCAAGCAGTGGTTTGCCTCAATTCTTCTGAAAGGAATGTTTTATTTG TTCATTTACACTGAGCATGGTGGTAATTTCACCCGTGGCAACAGAGCATTGCCTGGAAACAACCAGGATCCTTCCACACTGAAAATTCTGTCTCAGACTAGGAGTTTTATTCAGAACACTAAACCTGCCGTCAAACATTTCCTCAAGCAGGGATTTGTGGAAATACCTGGAGGAGATTCACAGTCACACTCGGACACCTCGTCAAACATAAAGCTTCAGCCTGTCACCAAAGTCCACAGAACGTCTACGTTCTCCAGGACATTCATTTGGGGGGACTTTTACTCTAACATCAAAACTGTCAAACTAAACTTGCTGATCATGGGCAAAATAGTGGATCACGGGAACGGATCCCTCGGAGTCTACTTCCGTCACAACACCACAGGCATGGGAAACGTGTCCGTCAGTCTTGTCCCACCAATGAAAGGAGTGGAGTTTGACCTGGAGCGTCAGAGCGTGCTCAACCCCAAAGACTCCAAGACCTTTAACTGCAGGGTGGACCATGAGAAAACCGAGCGCAACAGGAAGGTGATGCTGTGCAACTACGACCCATCCAAGACCTGTGCCCAGGAGCAGACTCAGAGCCTCGTCACCTGGCTGTGCTCTAAACCCTTCCGGGTCATCTGTGTCTATGTGTCTTTCTACAGCACAGACTACAGGATGGTTCAAAAGGTGTGTCCAGACTACAGCTCCCAGGATGCTTCAGTGCACCTACCCAGAGGTTAA
- the LOC130530864 gene encoding speckle-type POZ protein, with translation MARVPSPPPSAEMSSGPVAESWCYTQIKVVKFSYMWTINNFSFCREEMGEVIKSSTFSSGANDKLKWCLRVNPKGLDEESKDYLSLYLLLVSCPKAEVRAKFKFSILNAKGEETKAMESQRAYRFVQGKDWGFKKFIRRDFLLEEANGLLPDDKLTLFCEVSVVQDSVNISGQNTMNMVKVPDCRLADELGGLWENSRFTDCSLCVAGQEFQAHKAILAARSPVFSAMFEHEMEESKKNRVEINDVEPEVFKEMMCFIYTDKAPNLDKMADDLLAAADKYALERLKVMCEDALCTSLSVENAAEILILADLHSADQLKTQAVDFINYHAAEVMETAGWKSMVASHPHLVAEAYRSLASAQCPFLGPPRKRLKQS, from the exons ATGGCAAGAGTCCcgagtccccccccctctgcgGAAATGTCCAGTGGGCCTGTGGCCGAAAGCTGGTGTTACACACAG ATCAAAGTGGTGAAGTTCTCTTATATGTGGACTATCAACAACTTCAGCTTCTGTCGTGAGGAGATGGGAGAAGTAATCAAgagctccaccttctcctctggGGCCAACGACAAGCTAAAGTG GTGTTTGCGAGTGAATCCTAAAGGTCTGGATGAGGAGAGTAAAGACTACCTGTCTCTCTACCTGCTGCTGGTCAGCTGTCCAAAGGCAGAGGTGCGTGCCAAGTTCAAGTTCTCCATCCTCAATGCCAAGGGAGAGGAGACCAAAGCCATGG AAAGCCAGAGAGCTTATCGTTTTGTTCAGGGAAAAGACTGGGGCTTCAAAAAGTTCATCCGGAGAGACTTCCTCCTAGAAGAGGCCAATGGCCTCCTACCTGATGATAAGCTAACGCTTTTTTGTGAG GTAAGTGTGGTGCAGGATTCTGTTAACATATCCGGACAGAACACCATGAATATGGTGAAGGTGCCCGACTGCCGGCTAGCAGATGAGCTGGGAGGCCTGTGGGAGAACTCTCGCTTCACAGACTGTTCACTGTGTGTGGCCGGCCAGGAGTTCCAAGCCCACAAAGCCATCCTGGCAG CTCGTTCTCCTGTATTCAGCGCCATGTTCGAGCATGAGATGGAGGAAAGCAAAAAG AACCGTGTGGAGATCAATGATGTGGAGCCAGAGGTTTTCAAGGAAATGATGTGCTTCATCTACACCGACAAAGCTCCCAATCTGGACAAGATGGCCGACGACCTGTTGGCTGCAGCTGACAAA TATGCTCTGGAGAGACTGAAGGTCATGTGTGAGGACGCCCTATGCACCAGCCTGTCTGTGGAAAATGCTGCTGAGATTCTCATTCTGGCTGACTTGCACAGCGCCGACCAGCTCAAAACACAGGCCGTGGACTTCATCAACTA CCATGCTGCAGAAGTGATGGAAACAGCCGGTTGGAAGTCCATGGTGGCGTCTCACCCACACCTGGTGGCCGAAGCTTACCGCTCTCTGGCTTCAGCCCAGTGCCCTTTTCTTGGACCCCCACGCAAGCGCCTCAAACAATCCTAA